Proteins encoded in a region of the Bacillus sp. T3 genome:
- a CDS encoding D-alanyl-D-alanine carboxypeptidase family protein has protein sequence MRKIFITLLIVLSFCTAQAPVLAQHQDDLQLKSEAAVLMDSQTGAILYGKNATEKMYPASLTKIATAIYAIEKGNLNDIVTVSENAYNTEGTKVYLEIGEKVPLHHLLQGLLINSGNDAAVAIAEHLDGNVENFSVNLNEYLKDKIGVKDTHFVNPHGLYDENHYTTAADLAKITSYAMKNKDFKEIFGTKELTWDGLTWDTTLITHHQMLKGEIPYPGVTGGKTGFVNESKQTLATTVDNGQLQFTAIVLKTDYKRDIYNDTKQLFDYGFQHFKRSQLAESDTFKIQDKVFKPRGLVLITEPIEGVKYEVSNKGMLRVQTPENETIQEIQLVPNQKQLKKQKVIPSSENNAPFKSMNVFFGTIAVLATGAAFSVRKK, from the coding sequence GTGCGAAAAATATTCATAACTTTGCTTATCGTATTGAGTTTTTGTACAGCTCAAGCTCCAGTGCTTGCCCAGCATCAGGATGATCTACAGCTGAAAAGTGAAGCAGCTGTATTGATGGATTCCCAAACTGGCGCCATATTATATGGAAAAAACGCGACCGAAAAAATGTATCCCGCTAGTCTTACAAAAATAGCAACCGCTATTTATGCAATCGAAAAAGGTAATTTAAACGATATCGTCACAGTAAGTGAAAATGCCTATAATACAGAAGGAACGAAGGTTTATTTAGAGATCGGGGAAAAGGTGCCCCTGCATCATTTACTTCAAGGCCTGTTAATTAATTCAGGAAATGATGCTGCCGTCGCGATTGCTGAACATTTAGATGGCAATGTTGAAAATTTTTCCGTTAACCTTAATGAATATTTAAAGGATAAAATTGGTGTTAAAGATACTCATTTTGTCAATCCACATGGTTTATACGATGAAAATCATTATACTACTGCTGCAGATTTAGCAAAAATCACAAGCTATGCAATGAAAAACAAAGACTTTAAAGAAATATTTGGCACAAAAGAATTAACATGGGATGGACTTACTTGGGATACCACATTAATTACCCACCATCAAATGCTAAAAGGAGAAATCCCATATCCAGGTGTTACCGGCGGGAAAACTGGTTTTGTGAACGAATCCAAACAAACACTGGCTACCACTGTTGATAATGGGCAATTGCAGTTCACTGCAATTGTATTAAAAACGGATTATAAACGTGATATTTATAATGATACAAAACAATTATTTGATTATGGTTTTCAACATTTTAAACGGTCGCAATTAGCAGAATCAGATACATTTAAAATTCAAGATAAAGTGTTTAAACCAAGGGGATTAGTACTAATAACCGAACCTATCGAAGGGGTTAAATACGAGGTTTCAAATAAAGGCATGCTGCGTGTTCAAACACCAGAAAATGAAACCATTCAAGAAATTCAATTAGTCCCAAATCAAAAACAACTTAAAAAGCAAAAGGTCATCCCTTCATCAGAAAATAACGCCCCGTTTAAAAGCATGAATGTGTTTTTTGGGACGATTGCTGTGTTGGCGACTGGAGCGGCATTTAGTGTAAGAAAAAAGTAA
- the modB gene encoding molybdate ABC transporter permease subunit translates to MIKLNQNYWTPVKLSLQISSVAVLIVLIIGIAAAIFMTQKNFRGKIVLETIMLLPLVLPPTVVGFILIMVFGVQSPVGQFFEALFGQSIMFTWWAALIAAIVVSFPLMYQSAKTGIQSVDRDIEEAARIDGANNIKVLLAITLPLSIKSIVSGFILAFARALGEFGATFMFAGNLPGKTQTIPIAVYVALESGKVELAWLFVITIIIISFFMLILTTIIK, encoded by the coding sequence ATGATAAAGTTGAATCAAAATTATTGGACACCAGTAAAACTATCACTTCAAATTTCTTCTGTCGCTGTGTTAATTGTCCTTATCATTGGGATTGCGGCGGCGATATTCATGACTCAAAAAAATTTCCGTGGGAAAATCGTTTTAGAAACGATCATGCTTCTTCCGCTTGTCCTACCACCAACCGTAGTTGGCTTTATTTTAATTATGGTATTCGGAGTACAAAGTCCAGTTGGACAATTTTTTGAAGCATTATTTGGACAATCCATTATGTTTACATGGTGGGCAGCATTGATTGCAGCCATTGTGGTTTCCTTCCCCTTAATGTATCAATCTGCTAAGACTGGTATTCAGTCGGTTGATCGCGATATTGAAGAAGCAGCAAGAATTGATGGTGCAAACAACATAAAGGTTTTGTTAGCGATTACGCTTCCACTCTCAATAAAATCTATCGTGTCTGGTTTTATCCTTGCCTTTGCGAGAGCACTTGGGGAATTTGGCGCGACGTTTATGTTTGCCGGAAATCTCCCTGGCAAAACACAAACCATACCGATCGCTGTTTATGTTGCTTTAGAATCAGGAAAAGTAGAATTAGCATGGTTATTTGTCATTACCATAATAATTATTTCGTTTTTCATGCTAATCCTAACCACGATTATAAAGTAA
- a CDS encoding YkuS family protein, which translates to MAKIGVEQSLTDVQQALREKGYDIVELKQEQDAQGCDCCVITGLDSNVMGMSGTTTSASVIEANGLTADEICQQVEKRIQ; encoded by the coding sequence TTGGCTAAAATTGGTGTAGAGCAATCTTTAACTGATGTTCAACAAGCCCTTCGTGAAAAAGGGTATGATATTGTTGAATTGAAGCAGGAGCAGGACGCACAGGGCTGTGATTGCTGTGTCATTACTGGATTGGATTCTAATGTGATGGGTATGAGCGGCACGACAACTAGCGCTTCCGTTATCGAAGCGAATGGATTAACGGCAGATGAAATCTGTCAGCAAGTCGAAAAAAGAATTCAATAA
- a CDS encoding YuzL family protein, translating to MSKRKKDPSTIGLSSPQVEGQGTTNMETGARAEDSSRKKQKRS from the coding sequence GTGAGTAAACGAAAAAAAGACCCTTCAACAATAGGACTTAGTTCGCCGCAGGTAGAAGGTCAAGGAACAACCAATATGGAAACAGGTGCTCGTGCTGAAGATTCCTCACGTAAGAAGCAAAAACGTTCCTAA
- a CDS encoding SCO family protein yields MKKVYFISTALIILGITSGILFFVLRDANATIPDNVSLVTQNGDPYVFKEADKKLKLVEFMYINCPDICPTTTQKMNLLKKQLEKEGVFGDKIQFITITIDPYNDTPEALTTYMKNFDIENDGNWIFLTGDPNNIKQDLKEIKSAAEPFKFQFRDPGDGYFVHTSLTFLVDENNKFIKKFPMGEDFNNKEVFNKIMKEI; encoded by the coding sequence GTGAAGAAAGTATATTTTATATCCACAGCGCTTATCATATTAGGTATTACCTCTGGAATTCTTTTTTTCGTCTTACGGGACGCGAATGCAACAATCCCAGACAACGTATCTTTAGTTACACAAAATGGGGATCCATACGTATTTAAAGAAGCTGATAAAAAGCTAAAATTGGTTGAATTTATGTATATTAATTGTCCCGATATTTGTCCAACGACCACACAAAAAATGAATTTATTAAAAAAGCAACTAGAAAAAGAGGGTGTCTTTGGGGATAAGATACAATTTATTACGATAACAATTGATCCATATAACGATACACCTGAAGCATTAACAACCTACATGAAAAACTTTGATATTGAAAATGACGGTAACTGGATCTTTTTAACTGGTGACCCTAACAATATTAAGCAAGACTTGAAAGAAATTAAGTCAGCAGCAGAACCATTTAAATTCCAATTCCGCGACCCTGGAGATGGATATTTTGTACATACATCCCTTACCTTCTTAGTCGACGAAAACAATAAGTTTATTAAGAAGTTCCCAATGGGAGAAGACTTTAATAATAAAGAAGTGTTCAATAAAATCATGAAGGAAATATAA
- a CDS encoding CidA/LrgA family protein has translation MKLGRVMFILLQLFILLLINKVGFIVVDVIHLPIPGNVMGMLLLFILLSTGAVKLTWVDEVSTFLIKHLSFFFIPVSVGLMTLAPLFLKNGLALLVVLVISTLVGILVSGSLSQALVNRKEAIRSEQHHHHL, from the coding sequence TTGAAATTAGGAAGAGTCATGTTTATTTTGCTTCAGCTGTTTATTTTGCTATTGATAAACAAAGTTGGGTTTATCGTTGTGGATGTTATTCATCTTCCCATACCTGGAAATGTTATGGGGATGCTGCTTCTTTTCATTTTATTATCTACCGGTGCTGTAAAGTTAACGTGGGTTGACGAGGTCTCGACTTTTTTAATAAAGCATTTATCATTCTTTTTTATTCCTGTTTCTGTTGGCTTGATGACCCTCGCACCATTATTTCTAAAGAACGGTTTAGCACTGCTTGTTGTTCTAGTTATCAGTACATTAGTTGGAATTCTCGTATCAGGATCTCTTTCGCAGGCGCTAGTAAATAGAAAGGAAGCGATCCGAAGTGAACAGCATCATCACCATCTATAG
- a CDS encoding LrgB family protein, whose amino-acid sequence MNSIITIYSISLTVVVYCLVRKVSQRYPSPFTTPVFLGTAIVILILLGSSVTYNEYVTAKDIMTYLLGPATVALAVPLYRNRGLLRKYLIPAIVGLSMGTTVTILLAIYIAKMFHLAKYMLASLSIKSVTIPVASEISKIIGADAILVAGIVMMTGMCGAMFGPWLMNKFNIHHPFARGLAIGAMAHGIGTAEVAKEGELQGAVAGVAMGIAAILISTVLPFVLPHLI is encoded by the coding sequence GTGAACAGCATCATCACCATCTATAGTATTAGTTTAACAGTCGTTGTATATTGTTTGGTTAGAAAAGTATCTCAAAGGTACCCGTCTCCTTTTACTACACCTGTTTTCCTAGGGACGGCCATTGTGATTTTGATTCTCCTTGGTAGCTCGGTAACCTATAATGAATACGTTACTGCAAAGGATATCATGACTTATCTCCTTGGACCTGCAACAGTGGCACTAGCCGTACCGCTATATCGGAATCGTGGCCTTTTGAGGAAGTATCTTATTCCCGCAATCGTTGGTTTATCCATGGGGACAACGGTAACGATATTGCTTGCCATCTATATTGCAAAAATGTTTCATTTAGCAAAGTATATGTTGGCTTCTCTTAGTATTAAGTCCGTAACGATTCCAGTAGCATCGGAGATTTCGAAAATCATTGGTGCAGATGCCATTCTAGTTGCAGGTATTGTCATGATGACTGGTATGTGTGGTGCGATGTTCGGTCCGTGGTTGATGAATAAATTTAACATTCATCATCCGTTTGCAAGAGGCTTGGCCATTGGGGCAATGGCGCATGGGATTGGAACAGCAGAGGTTGCGAAAGAGGGGGAATTACAAGGAGCTGTAGCTGGAGTTGCAATGGGTATTGCAGCCATCCTGATTTCTACGGTACTTCCATTTGTATTACCTCATTTAATATAG
- a CDS encoding major facilitator superfamily domain-containing protein 6 produces the protein METNKVRRNILTMKGFYLFTFFGVGSLYPLLSVYLNEVEGLTGYQIGTIMSISPIMMIFFQPIWGMIADITNSPVKILTGTTLVAGVFSLGYLLNHAFYWFIIVAIMVALFQSAIIPISDSITLKYSNKVRVNYGSIRLFGSLGFGLAVFFMGRLSEIDETVIFYSFFISLTLSAILSSKLPKEKAMGQKQPLLAGIKEMLTFKKFIIFLVITFLIFGPNLANNTYFGLFVEEQGGTYTGIGIAFLIAVLSEIPFMKLAGAWIHRLGLLQVATIAGVISLLRWFFYYTEPSLPIVYLTAIMQGLSVGLFIPAGLQYIRDITPVQMTATAVTIYSAIGNGFGNWFSTFFGGFFYDQGGIKMVYLFFSVLALIGVVLSIWLIKIEKEDPSKHKVLARN, from the coding sequence ATGGAAACGAATAAAGTTAGACGAAATATCCTAACCATGAAGGGATTTTATTTATTCACTTTCTTTGGAGTCGGCAGTCTTTATCCATTATTAAGTGTTTATTTAAATGAAGTAGAAGGGTTAACTGGCTACCAAATTGGAACAATCATGTCGATTAGTCCGATTATGATGATTTTTTTTCAACCGATTTGGGGGATGATTGCTGACATAACAAATTCTCCAGTCAAAATATTAACTGGAACAACACTAGTTGCAGGAGTATTCTCGCTTGGATACTTACTTAATCATGCATTTTATTGGTTTATAATCGTGGCCATAATGGTAGCTTTGTTTCAAAGTGCAATCATCCCGATCTCTGATAGCATCACCTTAAAATATTCCAATAAAGTTAGAGTAAATTATGGGAGTATTCGATTGTTTGGGTCATTAGGATTTGGTTTGGCAGTATTTTTTATGGGGCGCCTTTCTGAAATTGATGAAACGGTGATTTTTTATAGTTTTTTTATTTCGCTTACTCTTTCGGCTATTTTATCTAGTAAGTTGCCAAAAGAGAAAGCGATGGGACAAAAACAGCCACTACTAGCAGGCATTAAAGAAATGTTAACTTTTAAAAAATTTATTATTTTTTTAGTGATAACTTTTTTGATTTTTGGACCAAATCTTGCAAATAATACGTATTTTGGATTATTTGTAGAAGAACAAGGTGGGACCTATACTGGAATTGGAATAGCGTTTCTTATTGCAGTACTTTCTGAAATCCCATTTATGAAATTAGCGGGTGCATGGATACATAGACTGGGATTATTGCAGGTTGCCACAATCGCAGGCGTTATTTCATTATTAAGATGGTTTTTCTATTATACAGAGCCAAGTCTGCCTATCGTATATCTCACGGCAATTATGCAAGGCCTGTCAGTCGGTTTATTTATTCCTGCTGGACTTCAATATATACGGGACATAACCCCGGTACAAATGACAGCTACTGCAGTTACTATTTATTCGGCGATTGGAAATGGCTTTGGAAATTGGTTTAGCACTTTCTTTGGTGGATTTTTTTATGACCAAGGAGGAATAAAGATGGTATATTTGTTCTTCAGTGTATTAGCTTTGATTGGGGTAGTATTAAGTATTTGGTTAATAAAGATTGAAAAGGAAGACCCATCAAAACATAAAGTTTTGGCGAGGAATTAG
- the yhfH gene encoding protein YhfH yields the protein MLIQSPVEFFRTLPNKTCPECGESMFEQAESYLSECDRCLSKKEE from the coding sequence ATGTTAATCCAAAGCCCGGTTGAGTTTTTCCGTACATTACCGAATAAAACTTGTCCAGAATGTGGCGAGAGCATGTTTGAGCAAGCGGAATCATATCTATCGGAATGTGACCGCTGTTTATCAAAAAAAGAAGAATAA
- the yhfH gene encoding protein YhfH has translation MIYQNPVENFRQGSTKVCPECGSHMNEQEQSYIQECDRCLSKKEEF, from the coding sequence ATGATTTATCAAAATCCAGTTGAAAATTTCCGCCAAGGGTCTACAAAGGTTTGTCCAGAATGTGGGAGCCATATGAACGAACAAGAGCAATCTTATATCCAAGAATGTGATCGTTGTCTTTCTAAAAAGGAGGAATTCTAA
- a CDS encoding PAS domain S-box protein, translating to MVATSSPILMMVTIILTMMSSYAALDLFSLLDSSDRNKRLLFLGGTFSLGIGIWVMNFFGMLSGNMNGSLSIQFQIVILAIILSVSFTGMGLYSVTGKSIKMINLALGSFFMTMAVFSNYVIGLYSLNIGVQYNKAIILLALILIFAGFLFSFWMLFYTKSYVRTHHIWLKPIGAFIIAASIVQGHFLFIRASRFIYDPQNEIQQIASENLIFYLILFVSIIILVGLLSTSALISKRLATSDTNLKDITAALDESAIVAITDSKGIITFVNDKFVEISKYSKDELMGEDHRILNSGTHSKKFFTDMWATIGKGMVWKGEIRNKAKDGSLYWVYTTIIPSLDKKGKPYQYVSIRHDITARKEAEANLRNSMKEISDIKFALDQSSIIAFTDEKGRITSVNDKFCEISKYDRSELIGMDHRLLNSGYHPKTFFRDLWQTIGRGDVWKGEIKNVAKDGSFYWVDTTIVPFLNDQGKPYQYLAIRNDITERKKTEETLHRQDKLAAVGQLAAGVAHEIRNPLTSIKGYAEFLQLDEKNPERLEFLDIILDEIERVNTIVEEFMVLAKPKAANLEEKNIVPIIKNVLNLLSFEARKKHVKLHFSSCEDIIQVECDEDRLKQVFLNLVKNGIEAMPNGGDLRIFTNVRDQKVEISIQDSGIGIPEEKIKKLGEPFYTTKENGNGLGLMVTFKIIESHNGSVYIESEVDKGTTFNIVLPARPA from the coding sequence ATGGTTGCTACCTCAAGCCCGATTCTAATGATGGTTACGATCATATTAACAATGATGTCGTCATATGCAGCATTAGATCTATTTTCATTGTTGGATTCATCAGATCGGAATAAAAGATTATTATTTTTGGGTGGCACGTTTTCATTAGGGATCGGAATTTGGGTAATGAATTTTTTCGGAATGTTATCTGGAAATATGAATGGTTCGCTAAGTATTCAATTTCAAATTGTCATATTAGCAATCATACTTTCCGTTTCGTTTACTGGAATGGGGCTTTATTCAGTGACAGGAAAATCGATTAAAATGATTAATCTTGCACTTGGAAGCTTTTTTATGACGATGGCCGTTTTTTCAAACTATGTAATTGGCTTGTATTCCCTGAATATAGGTGTTCAATATAATAAGGCTATCATATTATTAGCACTCATTTTAATCTTTGCTGGTTTTTTGTTTTCGTTTTGGATGCTGTTTTATACAAAGAGCTATGTAAGAACTCATCATATTTGGTTAAAACCAATCGGAGCCTTCATTATTGCAGCCAGTATTGTTCAAGGTCACTTCTTGTTCATCCGCGCATCGAGATTTATCTATGATCCACAAAACGAAATACAGCAGATAGCGTCTGAAAACTTAATTTTTTATTTAATATTATTTGTATCGATTATTATTTTAGTAGGATTGCTAAGTACAAGTGCACTAATAAGTAAACGTCTTGCAACTAGCGATACGAACTTAAAGGACATTACAGCAGCACTTGATGAATCTGCCATAGTAGCCATTACGGACTCAAAGGGGATTATAACCTTTGTCAATGACAAATTCGTGGAAATATCGAAATATTCCAAGGATGAGTTGATGGGTGAGGATCATCGAATATTAAACTCAGGAACTCATTCGAAAAAATTTTTTACAGATATGTGGGCAACCATTGGAAAAGGGATGGTTTGGAAGGGTGAAATCCGTAATAAAGCTAAGGATGGATCGCTATATTGGGTGTATACAACCATCATTCCCTCACTAGATAAAAAGGGGAAACCGTATCAATACGTTTCAATCCGGCATGATATTACTGCACGAAAAGAAGCAGAGGCCAATTTGCGAAATTCGATGAAAGAAATTAGTGATATTAAATTTGCGCTTGATCAATCCTCAATTATTGCCTTTACAGATGAAAAGGGAAGAATTACAAGTGTAAATGATAAATTTTGTGAAATTTCCAAGTATGATCGCAGTGAGTTAATTGGGATGGATCACAGACTGTTAAACTCTGGCTATCATCCAAAGACTTTTTTTAGGGATTTATGGCAAACGATAGGACGTGGCGATGTTTGGAAAGGTGAAATAAAAAACGTGGCAAAGGACGGCAGTTTTTATTGGGTTGACACGACGATTGTTCCTTTCCTAAATGATCAAGGAAAACCGTACCAGTATTTGGCGATTCGCAATGATATTACAGAACGAAAGAAAACAGAGGAGACCTTGCATCGCCAGGACAAGCTAGCCGCTGTTGGTCAATTAGCTGCTGGAGTAGCTCATGAAATTCGTAATCCTCTGACTTCAATTAAAGGGTATGCTGAATTTTTACAGCTGGATGAAAAGAACCCAGAAAGGCTTGAGTTCCTTGATATTATTTTAGATGAGATTGAGCGTGTCAATACGATCGTCGAGGAATTTATGGTTTTAGCTAAACCAAAGGCTGCTAATTTGGAAGAAAAGAATATTGTTCCGATCATAAAAAATGTCCTGAATCTGCTGTCATTTGAAGCCAGAAAAAAGCATGTTAAACTTCATTTTTCCTCCTGTGAGGATATCATCCAAGTGGAATGTGACGAAGATCGTTTAAAACAAGTCTTTTTAAATCTTGTGAAAAATGGGATTGAAGCAATGCCAAATGGGGGCGACCTAAGGATATTTACGAACGTTCGTGATCAAAAGGTGGAAATCTCAATCCAAGATAGTGGCATAGGAATTCCTGAAGAAAAAATAAAAAAGCTAGGGGAACCATTTTATACAACAAAAGAGAACGGGAATGGACTTGGTCTAATGGTTACCTTCAAAATTATAGAAAGTCACAATGGCAGTGTGTATATTGAAAGTGAAGTAGACAAAGGAACAACCTTTAATATTGTATTGCCAGCAAGACCTGCATAA